The Ochotona princeps isolate mOchPri1 chromosome 23, mOchPri1.hap1, whole genome shotgun sequence genome includes a window with the following:
- the LOC131483084 gene encoding zinc finger protein 862-like yields the protein MTACSYFKGKDPPDAVSQVTIQQKKPQKIDHYFPIRCNQFLKIWLKKYPWLVYDELLNLMFCALCRKHGVKSGGSQMSLFYGTDNFRSELLNAHHLSEAHAKALLMEAASGSPVNRATTELMVRTMSKVTLGRVENLFRSCHAIAKTGRPLKDFIWMCKLDDMKGIDIGPVFRTNKSARMFTYFIAEVERKNLREKLEKSSFFSVISDGVTESFIKEVKLVYVQFAHAGKMHCQLVGAQTVEGKDPLAIKTAIEKTLDVNLRLRLSSQDWAKKLVGFGSGGTAGIEGENKGVTLLLKEIQPCLQTVYCFAHHLELSYKAVFQNIPLYNDVTELLCSIYHFYHTSPLRKRSLVAAFKELHLRPVMPSHTGDRRWLHGLQTALHNFLRGYPAIIQQLHAESEEGSETSQNKAKDLLEFLLQANIIKFAHFLVDVINVLSILSRVSQNRNSSIADVFATLESTLEMLQMYQKRPGPKEHRMDLITHFHTDCLRGAESISAVRNVVLTHLIKRLQGCFVDASQDVVKATVIVSFKLWPTKLNQEFGEKEVSILTSHYEPVLEAASVKTAEVDTEWSMLKLEIYARFQNIQKLTWDFVNSIYVHKYPNILKLVDLVLTLPASSAEAERGFSQMRHFTSHTWANVKAESLTDILVIQLNSPDINHFDPRKAIHLWNTRTPSSAGHTRPTSDSSSDSESRCESD from the exons ATGACCGCATGCagttattttaaaggcaaggaTCCTCCAGATGCTGTGAGTCAAGTCACCATACAGCAGAAAAAGCCACAGAAGATTGACCACTATTTTCCTATAAGATGCaatcaatttttgaaaatttggttaaaaaaatacCCTTGGCTTGTCTACGATGAGCTGTTAAATCTTATGTTCTGTGCCCTGTGTCGTAAGCATGGGGTGAAGTCAGGAGGAAGTCAGATGAGCCTTTTTTATGGCACAGACAACTTTAGGAGCGAACTTCTCAATGCGCATCATCTCAGTGAGGCCCATGCCAAGGCTTTATTAATGGAAGCAGCCAGTGGTTCTCCAGTGAACAGAGCCACCACAGAACTAATGGTGAGAACCATGAGCAAAGTAACTCTTGGGAGAGTAGAGAACTTATTCAGATCCTGTCATGCCATTGCCAAGACCGGACGTCCCCTCAAGGATTTCATCTGGATGTGCAAGTTGGATGATATGAAGGGTATCGATATTGGGCCAGTGTTCAGAACTAACAAATCAGCAAGaatgtttacatattttattgCTGAAGTAGAACGGAAAAACCTAAGAGAAAAGCTGGAGAAAAGTTCATTTTTCTCTGTCATCAGCGATGGAGTCACAGAGAGTTTCATAAAAGAAGTCAAACTTGTCTACGTACAGTTTGCCCATGCAGGCAAAATGCACTGCCAACTTGTTGGTGCACAGACAGTAGAAGGGAAGGATCCCCTGGCCATCAAAACTGCCATCGAGAAAACTCTAGATGTAAATCTTCGGCTTAGGCTATCAAGCCAAGACTGGGCAAAGAAACTGGTTGGTTTTGGAAGTGGTGGTACTGCTGGCATAGAAGGAGAGAACAAGGGGGTGACcttgcttttaaaagaaattcagcCATGTTTGCAGACTGTTTATTGCTTTGCACATCACCTTGAACTGTCTTACAAGGCAGTGTTCCAGAACATTCCCCTGTACAACGACGTCACAGAGCTTCTTTGCAGTATTTATCACTTCTATCACACTTCTCCTCTTCGTAAGCGGTCTCTAGTAGCAGCCTTTAAAGAACTTCACCTTCGGCCTGTAATGCCTTCTCACACAGGGGATAGGAGGTGGCTTCATGGATTACAGACAGCCCTCCACAACTTTCTCAGGGGATATCCTGCGATTATCCAGCAGTTGCATGCA GAAAGTGAAGAAGGAAGTGAAACTAGTCAAAATAAAGCCAAAGATCTTCTAGAATTCCTTCTCCAAGCCAACATTATTAAGTTTGCCCATTTCCTAGTGGATGTCATAAATGTCCTTAGCATTCTCTCTCGTGTCAGCCAGAACAGAAATTCCTCAATTGCTGACGTATTTGCCACCTTAGAGTCCACACTGGAAATGCTGCAAATGTATCAAAAAAG ACCAGGCCCCAAAGAGCACAGGATGGATTTAATCACACACTTTCACACTGACTGCCTCAGAGGAGCAGAAAGCATCTCAGCTGTGAGAAACGTGGTTTTAACACATCTTATCAAGAGGCTGCAGGGCTGTTTCGTAGATGCCAGCCAAGATGTGGTGAAGGCAACGGTGATCGTAAGCTTTAAATTGTGGCCCACAAAGCTAAATCAAG AATTCGGGGAGAAAGAGGTATCCATCCTGACTTCACACTATGAGCCAGTGTTAGAAGCTGCCAGTGTGAAAACAGCTGAAGTAGACACTGAGTGGAGCATGCTGAAGTTAGAGATTTATGCCAG ATTTCAGAACATTCAAAAACTGACCTGGGATTTTGTGAATTCCATTTACGTACACAAGTATCCAAACATCCTGAAGCTCGTCGACCTGGTACTGACCCTCCCTGCAAGTTCAGCCGAAGCAGAACGTGGCTTCAGTCAGATGAGACATTTCACATCCCACACGTGGGCCAACGTCAAGGCTGAGAGCCTCACAGATATCCTGGTCATTCAGCTGAATTCCCCAGACATCAACCATTTTGACCCCAGGAAAGCTATCCATTTATGGAACACAAGAACACCATCTTCAGCCGGTCACACAAGACCTACGTCAGATTCCTCATCCGACTCAGAAAGCCGTTGTGAAAGTGATTAG